The window CTGTCCTTGTAGTAAGAGTGTGTAGCAGATAGATGCTGCAATAATTAGCATCTTATCTCAAAAGGTAATCCTACATTTTCTGACTgaatttcttcttttaaaacagATGCAGCCTAGTCAGATCTTGAAGGTTGCCAAATATCCAGTGGATAAAACTACTAAAACCGAATGTGGTTGGGATTTCTGCAGACTGGGCTGCCTGTGTGCTAGTCTGCAATATTCTAGGAAAGGTCCCCTCCACTGCCAGCGCCCTGAGTGCATGTTTGGCTGTGCCTGCTTCAAACGTAAGATCACTAAGCAGTTGATCACAGCGGAGGACAAGGCAGAAGGCCAGCCTGTTTACTGTAAGCCCAAACTAGTTTTAAACTACCTCTGCAGTGATGGATTCCCTTGTTTATAGCTTTTCCCTTAgcttaattttttttgtttttgctctaaCAAAAGTACATTTCAGAAATGTTTGTCTCTCACACAGCCATGACTAACATGGAACATCCATCCCAGCCTCAGCGTGGCTTCCATGCTAAGACACTCTGGAAATGCAGCACCAATAATGAGGATCCAGAGCCTGTCTTTGCTCCCAGTGGTGCTCGACCATGTTTGGCTCCTATAAAGGCTGCAAAACGTAGCAGCCTGGCTCATCCATCACAACAGGTAAAATACAAATttatggttttgttttttgtttttctgtgctttttCACGCTTTAACCCCTTAGTGTTCATACTTAATAGTTAAAACAGCCAAGTTACAGGTCTAAAAATAAGTGTTTTAATTTATATTTGTCTTCAAGCTATGAGGTTATGTTTGTGGTTTGTCTGTTCACTCAAATGGGATATTTCCAGTTCACTCTAAGGGGATTTTATTAAGCACAAAATAATCATGTGCACCCAAGGATGAACAATGACCAATGTAACTATGACCTCAGAATTttgaggatttcttttttccctacCTGgtaaaaatattgattttgaCCTGAGGATAATTGAGATTACTTTTCTGGTATtaggaaacatttaaaatgtgtataTAAAGAAATGGCTCGGCttaatcatttttaataacATTGCACCAAAACAAAGTTCTTGCCATGTTTAAACACCATAATATAAAACCAGAAGGCGGGTTAGAGGGTATGCTAagctgctcgtgtgtgtgtgtgtgtgtgtgtgtgtgtgtgtgtgtgtgtgtgtgtgtgtgatattcaTGATCTAGAACCTCTTGAAACCTCCGCAGATGAGAGAAGACGATAAGGACCCTGTGTATAAATACCTGGAGAGCATGATGACCTGTGCACGTGTAAGAGGGTTCAGAGAGAGGGCCCCACCTGAAGTGaatttagagcccaaaatcaTCGGTACACCCAGAATCATATTTTTGTACTATTAATGTGGActcagttctggttctgggttCGGTGACAtaacagtgtttttgttttctgtgcagAGAAACCCCCTCAGTTGACAGCttttgatgagaaggaggcaAGAAAACAAATTGAGATCCAGTCCGGATGTCATTGGAGGAAGGACCGGAAAAAGGTCCTGGAAGAGTTATGCCGACGCATGAATCAGAATAATATTCCTGAGAGCTTTATCATAGAACCGTACCAGATCCGCCTGATTACCAAGATTGTCATGCAGAAGCCCAGCGGCTCAGTCATTAAATACAGGGTAAGACTGGAGATTCTAACAGATTTTACAATTTAAAGTTCTTCTGAAAGATGCTCTTGTATAAAACAGTCTTTCTCATCTTTATGAAGTTGCATATTAGTGAACCATCAGCCAATGATGAGGAAAAGTCTGAAAGCAGTGACAAAGAAATGCATGCCAGTGATGGTGAGGACATGGAAACagttgaggaagaggaagagccagTTATGCGCTATGGAGTCACGCCTTTTCTGAGCGGTGTGTTACCTGCTGGCAAACTGAGAGCCAGAACCAAACCAGTTGGCTGTCAAGCATCCGGACTTATACAGGTTATATACAGGTTATAGGCTAAAGGCTATAAcactttttgacattttttacCTGATAGGGACTAAGTGAGTTTTCCTGACCTAAATTACTTTCCCTACAGGTTAATGGCAAGACGTACAATCAGGCCAGACTGTTGCTGGGAACTATGGGATCTTTACATCCAGCCAACCGTCTTGCAGCTTACATCACAGGCCGAGTGAATTTGCCcgctgaaataaataaaaaaactctAAAGTCAGATCCTACAAACAAAGCCAACACTCCTGCTATCCTGCTCGTCAAAGCTGCAGGCACCGAGACCCCTTCGACAATAACCCCCAGAACAACTGCGAAGCTGAAGAATCCGACACAGCAGCCAGGTAAACTTGGTCTCTGAGACATAAGCACAGTTTTAAACAGATTCTCCCTCAGTGGTGAAAGAAGTAATAAACTCCAGAACCTTTCAACACTGACACCTGCAGCTACATCACACTATTGAGACCACCAAATGAAATGAAGCTCCTTAAATGTCCGGCTTTCAGATGTTATTAGTTGGATAAACCGGGCTTAAAATCTAACTGAAATTCAATATTGGTGTTAAGCCAGGTATCCTTTCTGGTTTGGGGCTTTAGTAAACATTAAAAATCATCACACAAGCTGCCTGATCGCTGGCTTGATAAATAAGGAATGCCATGAAGTTTCCGGTAGGTGTATATGACCCTTtacctgtgtttttgtttttgtttttttagttcaACAATCTGAGCTAGAATCTTCTAACAAGGGTTTTGTGGCACTACTGCTGCCTCCACAAAGCGCTCCATCCAAATCCCCGGTCCAAACAATCACCAGAGGAGACATCTGCCAAAGCACCACCTTCCAGAACAGCTCCATGACCTCAAACGTCTCCCTCACTGTCTCACCATCACTGAAAACCCCCAGTTTCTTAGGACAGACTGGGACCTTTTCATTTAGGATCTGCCCTCCCACTAACCAAGGCACCAAAAGTCAGACCCAGCAAGGAGTGTTGCTGCCCGGCGGCTTCACTCTCATTCAGCTCCCCAGCCAAAATACTAATGGAGACTCCCAGCAGGTACCATGTGAGAACACAGGTGGCACAGCCAACCTCAACTGGCTTGGATTGGACATTGCTGCTAAAGCTAGAGAGCTGTTAAGTAGCGAAATGGTGAAACCAGAGTTTTTCACAGCACCAAAGTGTAATGACGACACATCTTCAGAGGAGAGCGTTGAACTCAACAGGCAGGTGGAATCAGGTGGAAATGATTCAGAGTCTTTGGACTTCTCGGAAGAGAGTGATGAGGTACAACAAAAAAGCCAGAAACATAACTGCTTAGTTCTACTTAAGCTAACCTTCATGTTTGTGCTAAACCACTTCATCATGACTGCTGTAGGTGGACGTTGAAACTATCGATGGCTCACATGAATTGGTCATCGATAGAATCAAAGAAGATGCCAGAAAAGCACTCGTCACATCTCGGTAATCCATGTTAATGCATATCTTTTAGAAACAAGATGCACCATGTATATTTGTGCATATATGATACTTGCAAACATCTTTCATTTCAGGAATTCCCAGGATGGGTTTAGATCGCCGCCAGCCGCCAGCATCCAGGCACAGCCTAATTCATCTAAAGTAATTATAAATTGCTCACCTTTGACCACAGATTCTTGTTCTGCGTTCCTGATTCTGCCACGATGTGCCTTTCATCACCAGCAACAAAAGGGCAGATGTGAGAGCCTCAAAATTCTAAACAGGCGGGAGACTCACACCTGGGTAGAGAGGTTGAGGCGTTCTGAACTGAGAGAGCTGTTTGACAAACTCCACACCATCCTCCAGACGAACCCCAAGCCCCCCCGTCTTCACCTGCTTTCAATGGTCTGTTCCGCTTCCTCTTAAGTTGAgatttatttctattattattatttgtacaataaATCTGGAGAATGGTCAAAACCTTCCTACTCATTGTATGTTTGACACCAGTAACAGTAAAAAGAGCGTGTAAGCACTTTAACTTGCTAAAATAATTCATTTACattattttgtttgtgtgtttcaacCTCTTGTCTCTACAGGctcaaaatgaaatcaaatctttGGTTGAAGCCTCGAAATATCTGGAAGATCAGAAGACAAAACTGATACAGAAACAGCAGGCTTATTTGAAGGAGCTTTCACTTCTGACTGGTATGTAGGATTCAAGTTTAACATTGCTTTTTGCCTTAATAATCTATATCAAAATATTACTAATTTTTATGACTTTTTAGGGAGGTCAGAAAAGGTTATTCAAGACCGACTGAAGGAGTTTTACAAGGAGGAGaaactgaaggaaaaaacaatgaAGTGGAGCCCTTTCTTTTCCAATCTCCTCCAGTCCAGAGCTGCTCTTCTGCAGGCCGATAATTCCGAGGCCAAAAAAGAAACCATACCTCTTTTGCCATCTGACTTTTTGCTCAGGCCCTCTCAGCATCCCTCCAACCCCGTAGCTGCACAGAACACTGCGGTCCTGACACCTCTGAGAATGCAACATTTCCAGCCTGAGGTCACGAAGACAATGTCACCGGAGCTAAAGAGTGTTGCTGCACCCTCACCGCACGACGACAGAAAGGACAAGATATCCGATTCCGTTGCTCAAAGGAGTGTCAAAGCCACAACCTCAACACAGAAGCCTGATGCCATTCAGCCAGTGAAGGAGATTAGTTTTCCTCTGGTTCGCTCCAAAAGTGGCAGAATCATTCTCCCCTCATCTCTGAAGCCAAGTATGTGAAGACCTGCTTTTGACCTATTTGCTCCTGATGTTAAACTGAAACCAGTGGGGAAAATATGTACGCCTGTAATAAAGGTCACAAAGTATCTGACCATACAAATACAAGGAGTGATATAGCAAAGTTTACCCATATGCATGAGATTTTTTAATGCGAGATGATAATTGCAGAGAGCCTAAATCTAAATTAGAAATTTAGTAAAATCCagtggaaaaatgaaaacaaaaaaagggtatatgtgtgtgtgagatttacATTGGATGTTTACATATatttttcctgtgtttctcAGTTTGCCAGAACATTTTACCAGTTGTGGGTGAGAAGAGCAAGCTGGCAGGAGAGACTGGTGAGAAGCCTGCTAATAAACAGAAGACGGAGCCAGACCAGCCTGCAGAGATCATATCTgtgacagaggaggacaaaACGCTCCAATCCCCAAACTCTAAGCCAACGCCTCCATGTGTGAATACACCCATGGCCTCTGTTACCTTCCTGAACAAGTCAATGTTATTAGTCCAGAAGGCCCTGCATGCTGCAGAGCAAATTCCTACCGTGGGTCCTCAGGCTGCTCCGACCCAAACCCCTGTCCAACGCAGCAGAGGCAGACCTCGGAAGACTCCCAGGATCCAAGTGAAACTTGCTCCTGCTAGTGAACGGCGCGGGCACTCTGTTAAGAGTCTCGATCACAGTCAAACTGCAGTTGCAGAGGGACCCAAGGAAAACGGTCTGTTGACCACAGGGGATTCGCCACTTCTGCTCAAACGGGGCAGAGGACGGCCTCCGAAGAGGTCTTCATCTGAGGGGTTATGGAATCCTCCAGTCATACAGGGAAGCGTCACACCCAAATCTGAGGACATTCCTGAAAGATTTTCTAAAGAGAGTAGAAAAGCTCGGCCTTTAACCCGAGCCGCCCTTGGAAAAGACTTCCCCAGTGCGAAGAAACGCTCGTGGATAGATATAGAGAAGGAATTGGAACAGGACACAGACTCAGAATAGTTTTATGACTAAAGCCAACGCATATGTCGGTGGACCTCAGTTACTGTTGAAGCTTTATGCTGCTTTTCTGTCCAAACCTCAGTGGAGTTTCATACAGCAGTGGGaagttttgtcttttgtgtCCTGTATATCAGAGAAAAGCATTAATTGACCTTCTGAATGTACAAAAAGAAATTTTTAATAATCCTACCCACCTGCCTGTTGACTTAAAATGAAGCCTTACAAACTGTATAAATTAGGAGGACCAGCCAACACTGCTTTACTAACTCTGCatgttaattgttttctttatatTGGTCATCAATTCTTATTTTAATGAACTCACTGAAGACCATTGCTGGTAGCACTTTGGTAGGATTGGTCATTGTGGGATGTTTATTATGATAtgcatttaaaatattaaagaactttttttttcatggggCTTTAGTAATCTgaggacattttattttaaactttgttACATTAACCTACTGTGTGGATAATGTTGAGACACTGGTTTTCCTATTACTTTGGTTTAAAACAAATCATTTGACCAttgaaaatcaataaaaatgtgacatGCATATATTGTGCCACAAGTTGTCACCTGTaggttttctttgtgtgttttttttttacatgttaaaAAATAATGGTTTTGCTTGCTAATTGTTGCATTTTAAACCCATTCCATCCTGAGAAATTGCAGTCAAATGCAACAATGAGGACAAAACGGTTACAATCCAGAGGTCGTATCAACCGTCTTGTATTGACTTTTCCTAAATATGGAAATAAGTGTGAATTATTTGCTGCCCCAAGGTAGGAAAATTACAATTAAAATGTCGACAGCTATTTTCCGTAAAACATTGAGGGCACTATACCTCTTTATTGTCTAAAGAGCTATGGTTaactgatgaaataaaaaatgaatagCTCTAAGTgattaaatgttaataaaatgaTGTTACTTTAAAGGAAATGGATACAGGCTTTCAGCAGGTTAAATTGACTGCTTCTAATACTAAAATCAACAGCCAGATAATAACATAATTGAAAGCTATCTCTGATTCATGATCAAGTGGAGTTTTATCTTACAATAAactttaagattttaaaaatgtaattttatttcaaacTGCTGTTCAATCGTCGACCCGACGTCATCGCGGGGCGTGGCCTGTGCTGTATTGGGACATCACGTGGTCAGTTTACAACAAAATGACGTTGCCCTTTATTAATAAAACTTGGATTTGTGTCATTGTGGTCAAATTTAACATCAGGATCCCGTCAAGTTGcacacattgttttttttagtcgGCCCTCAGAATGTGATTGATCATGTTGGGCTCTAACAAATAAAAACGATCGCTTTAAGCAAATGAGTACATTATCCAGGACAAACAGTGCATTCAAGATAACTTTTTTATCGGCCAGCCAGGAACTAAATCAAACAATCCACCTTCAACTTGACCCTCCCAGTAATCCCATTAAACCATTTAGCAACAGCGGTAACAAAAGCAATCAGTGATGCAATCATGAGGGCTCAGGTTCAGATTAaagcctccagctccttcagtcCACAGTTGTTGGCGTTTCCATGGTAGTGTGAAGACATCGGTGCAAAAGCGCCGGAGAGAAGctccagaggagaaaaacaagattaGTGCCCACATGTCCTGACAGCAGGAGCTCCTTCCGACATTAGAGAAGCGGTGTGTGCACAGGGTTCAACTGCTGCTCCAAGgatctttctgtttttcttcctgcctGGTGTTCCGACAAACATCATGCCTGGAGATGGATTCACCAGCCGGATCAGGAACTTACTGCGTTCTCCGgccagcagacagaggaaggaCAAGAGGGAAAGTCTGTCGAGCAAGGTAAGACAGGTATCGATGCCCAGCAGATACAGCCATTTACCAAAATATATAATAGAGTTTAGCTTTCTAAAAAAGACCTGAAGTTCACTTAAGGCTCATCACAACTGTTATCAGTGCTGCCAAGGATACCGTATCAGCTCATTACTCATAAGAGGCACtataaaaaatgtgaaaagaaaaaaacgttGTTGATATATTTTAATATGGAGGTCATAAAATTCTATTTGAAATTTTGCCAATTTAATAACGTGCACCTGTATTTATAACTGTTTTATTACTGTGCAAACCTGGAAAAATACTCTGCagtctgctttgttttgatccgtgaaattgttttaataagcAGTGGAtaacacaaagaaaatgctttaaaattaATTTACAAAAATTATTTGTTAATTAGCATTAAAACCCAAGCCTGAAATGGAGCTGCAGAAGAGTCGATgaccctcacagctgcttcATCTGCTGACACACTTTATCTGCCTTCTGTCACATTATCTGTTTATGAGTCTGACCTTGCACTTGATCCTTTACCCTTTTAATCAAATCGACATCAAATTTTAGAGATTTTTTCCCCAGGAATGATCACATCACACAAACCTTACACCTAATGGTAATATGTTTTAATGCCACTTGTTCTCACAACACATGTCTATCCAGGTGACTTTAGAGAAGGTTCTCGGCATCACGGCTTCAGGAAAGTGCGGTCTGGCCTGTGACCCACGTTCGGGGTTGGTGGCCTATCCTGCAGGGTAAGAACGATGATCTCTGCATCCTCATCTCGAGCCCTAACCATCCCATCTTTGACATTTCCCTTGACCTTTAGAGGGCTTGACGTTGCCATCAGTCCAGCATCAATTTTTAAAACACGAATTAGCTGTAGCGTCACATAagcttctgtttctgtttaaACACATTAATCAATGCTCATGCttctgtgacccccccaccacacacacacacacacacacacacacacacacagcagcagcagccctcatTAGCTTAATCATACCATGGGATAGCCTTCAGACTTACTGCATTGGTAAATGCATGAATGAGTGTATTTGTTGCTCTAATCTTGTGCGAAATGTCTTAACAGGTCAAAGCACAATGTTTAATATGGATCAAGAGAGATTATTAAACTTGTGATTCAAGCATTACACCAGAGGTTGTCAGAAAGGTTGAGGTTTTTGATCcgcatgcatgtgtgagatgaagaaaatgttttcaaaacTGAGTTTAGTTATTCATTTTTTGAAAATAAGAATTGTATGAAAAATACATTAAGTATTGTGCATAATTgtgtaaatgtaatgcaaaaTGCAACGTCTTGCAGTGTCTTACTCTTTTTTTGTGTAGGTGTGTGGTCGTCTTACTAAACCcgaagaaaaacagacaaaaccacATTATCACTTCCAGGTGAGCTGAAAATGTCACCCAAGCAGATGCAAAGATGATGTTttcggggaaaaaaagtcaaataca of the Takifugu flavidus isolate HTHZ2018 chromosome 19, ASM371156v2, whole genome shotgun sequence genome contains:
- the magl gene encoding MAX gene-associated protein isoform X3; protein product: MPVMDSEVAPMEDRRALEEGRVTDGAFPFSPTSVPSSTPSLLNTTGADFTSEPEIEMKAVSMASNNCSSTSLSSPAEASPAKPVVASPTLCHSPTEPYQATSQLASESLMCTETSLVKLPQSSPLLPSFVFTKLQSSNTEGDFPTVLTHKGVSVTLENNSVWKQFHSCTTEMILTKQGRRMFPYCRYRLSGLEPTRMYSLFLSIVPVDQYKYRWSNSKWEPSGVAEHYNQGLFRAFSHHYSPSQGSALMTSLVSFYKLKLTNNMNDQEGHIILHSMHRYIPRLHVIPVVDGEISPPDKLAFMGPECLTFIFPQTEFMAVTTYQNFRITQLKINHNPFAKGFREEGSCSRLNRIITEVRHVAKAGDPIPDVKSEVKEEDVELSLNGDIDSTSITKTRLVLKPIMSSSPGNAPFVNCLRGKHALGELVLVEDQQCVVPKKEPHAESLTPKATQRFRASTPGSSLRLRKRGRRINRRWANSHGRRWKAAPASPTVVHSPSLTVAMQPELDDVEGLLFVSFSSKEALEFHIRDKSPSSPPPSTNLELKETNKLGAVSPEGDEENIPHLEAVLLQDLSLCRHRQVLHPVLQEVGLKLSCLDPATPVDLKYLGIHLPLPPPELPEQSTITSPSDEGLSFISRTGKTSDMTKIKGWKSKFIKSKETCPGSDGSQKNLSAFCSNMLDEYLESEAQKISERAAAFSTNPEGRVSYQLPAKSSSYVKTLDSVLKHRGTASKSAVGSSRPCPLSHKHLFNFAQSSLAQTDPVSPKGSPSVPRSAPSHLAAELKACSTPASHGTSPVQQTSSAHQPVGIQRSVTSQGLTYRSSALTKFQSKLLEMEIGTLNEGLSRTQLTNDRLGVALSVLLTKEMQPSQILKVAKYPVDKTTKTECGWDFCRLGCLCASLQYSRKGPLHCQRPECMFGCACFKRKITKQLITAEDKAEGQPVYSMTNMEHPSQPQRGFHAKTLWKCSTNNEDPEPVFAPSGARPCLAPIKAAKRSSLAHPSQQMREDDKDPVYKYLESMMTCARVRGFRERAPPEVNLEPKIIEKPPQLTAFDEKEARKQIEIQSGCHWRKDRKKVLEELCRRMNQNNIPESFIIEPYQIRLITKIVMQKPSGSVIKYRLHISEPSANDEEKSESSDKEMHASDGEDMETVEEEEEPVMRYGVTPFLSGVLPAGKLRARTKPVGCQASGLIQVNGKTYNQARLLLGTMGSLHPANRLAAYITGRVNLPAEINKKTLKSDPTNKANTPAILLVKAAGTETPSTITPRTTAKLKNPTQQPVQQSELESSNKGFVALLLPPQSAPSKSPVQTITRGDICQSTTFQNSSMTSNVSLTVSPSLKTPSFLGQTGTFSFRICPPTNQGTKSQTQQGVLLPGGFTLIQLPSQNTNGDSQQVPCENTGGTANLNWLGLDIAAKARELLSSEMVKPEFFTAPKCNDDTSSEESVELNRQVESGGNDSESLDFSEESDEVDVETIDGSHELVIDRIKEDARKALVTSRNSQDGFRSPPAASIQAQPNSSKQQKGRCESLKILNRRETHTWVERLRRSELRELFDKLHTILQTNPKPPRLHLLSMAQNEIKSLVEASKYLEDQKTKLIQKQQAYLKELSLLTGRSEKVIQDRLKEFYKEEKLKEKTMKWSPFFSNLLQSRAALLQADNSEAKKETIPLLPSDFLLRPSQHPSNPVAAQNTAVLTPLRMQHFQPEVTKTMSPELKSVAAPSPHDDRKDKISDSVAQRSVKATTSTQKPDAIQPVKEISFPLVRSKSGRIILPSSLKPICQNILPVVGEKSKLAGETGEKPANKQKTEPDQPAEIISVTEEDKTLQSPNSKPTPPCVNTPMASVTFLNKSMLLVQKALHAAEQIPTVGPQAAPTQTPVQRSRGRPRKTPRIQVKLAPASERRGHSVKSLDHSQTAVAEGPKENGLLTTGDSPLLLKRGRGRPPKRSSSEGLWNPPVIQGSVTPKSEDIPERFSKESRKARPLTRAALGKDFPSAKKRSWIDIEKELEQDTDSE
- the magl gene encoding MAX gene-associated protein isoform X5; protein product: MPVMDSEVAPMEDRRALEEGRVTDGAFPFSPTSVPSSTPSLLNTTGADFTSEPEIEMKAVSMASNNCSSTSLSSPAEASPAKPVVASPTLCHSPTEPYQATSQLASESLMCTETSLVKLPQSSPLLPSFVFTKLQSSNTEGDFPTVLTHKGVSVTLENNSVWKQFHSCTTEMILTKQGRRMFPYCRYRLSGLEPTRMYSLFLSIVPVDQYKYRWSNSKWEPSGVAEHYNQGLFRAFSHHYSPSQGSALMTSLVSFYKLKLTNNMNDQEGHIILHSMHRYIPRLHVIPVVDGEISPPDKLAFMGPECLTFIFPQTEFMAVTTYQNFRITQLKINHNPFAKGFREEGSCSRLNRIITEVRHVAKAGDPIPDVKSEVKEEDVELSLNGDIDSTSITKTRLVLKPIMSSSPGNAPFVNCLRGKHALGELVLVEDQQCVVPKKEPHAESLTPKATQRFRASTPGSSLRLRKRGRRINRRWANSHGRRWKAAPASPTVVHSPSLTVAMQPELDDVEGLLFVSFSSKEALEFHIRDKSPSSPPPSTNLELKETNKLGAVSPEGDEENIPHLEAVLLQDLSLCRHRQVLHPVLQEVGLKLSCLDPATPVDLKYLGIHLPLPPPELPEQSTITSPSDEGLSFISRTGKTSDMTKIKGWKSKFIKSKETCPGSDGSQKNLSAFCSNMLDEYLESEAQKISERAAAFSTNPEGRVSYQLPAKSSSYVKTLDSVLKHRGTASKSAVGSSRPCPLSHKHLFNFAQSSLAQTDPVSPKGSPSVPRSAPSHLAAELKACSTPASHGTSPVQQTSSAHQPVGIQRSVTSQGLTYRSSALTKFQSKLLEMEIGTLNEGLSRTQLTNDRLGVALSVLLTKEMQPSQILKVAKYPVDKTTKTECGWDFCRLGCLCASLQYSRKGPLHCQRPECMFGCACFKPMTNMEHPSQPQRGFHAKTLWKCSTNNEDPEPVFAPSGARPCLAPIKAAKRSSLAHPSQQMREDDKDPVYKYLESMMTCARVRGFRERAPPEVNLEPKIIEKPPQLTAFDEKEARKQIEIQSGCHWRKDRKKVLEELCRRMNQNNIPESFIIEPYQIRLITKIVMQKPSGSVIKYRLHISEPSANDEEKSESSDKEMHASDGEDMETVEEEEEPVMRYGVTPFLSGVLPAGKLRARTKPVGCQASGLIQVNGKTYNQARLLLGTMGSLHPANRLAAYITGRVNLPAEINKKTLKSDPTNKANTPAILLVKAAGTETPSTITPRTTAKLKNPTQQPVQQSELESSNKGFVALLLPPQSAPSKSPVQTITRGDICQSTTFQNSSMTSNVSLTVSPSLKTPSFLGQTGTFSFRICPPTNQGTKSQTQQGVLLPGGFTLIQLPSQNTNGDSQQVPCENTGGTANLNWLGLDIAAKARELLSSEMVKPEFFTAPKCNDDTSSEESVELNRQVESGGNDSESLDFSEESDEVDVETIDGSHELVIDRIKEDARKALVTSRNSQDGFRSPPAASIQAQPNSSKQQKGRCESLKILNRRETHTWVERLRRSELRELFDKLHTILQTNPKPPRLHLLSMAQNEIKSLVEASKYLEDQKTKLIQKQQAYLKELSLLTGRSEKVIQDRLKEFYKEEKLKEKTMKWSPFFSNLLQSRAALLQADNSEAKKETIPLLPSDFLLRPSQHPSNPVAAQNTAVLTPLRMQHFQPEVTKTMSPELKSVAAPSPHDDRKDKISDSVAQRSVKATTSTQKPDAIQPVKEISFPLVRSKSGRIILPSSLKPICQNILPVVGEKSKLAGETGEKPANKQKTEPDQPAEIISVTEEDKTLQSPNSKPTPPCVNTPMASVTFLNKSMLLVQKALHAAEQIPTVGPQAAPTQTPVQRSRGRPRKTPRIQVKLAPASERRGHSVKSLDHSQTAVAEGPKENGLLTTGDSPLLLKRGRGRPPKRSSSEGLWNPPVIQGSVTPKSEDIPERFSKESRKARPLTRAALGKDFPSAKKRSWIDIEKELEQDTDSE